In a genomic window of Erigeron canadensis isolate Cc75 chromosome 5, C_canadensis_v1, whole genome shotgun sequence:
- the LOC122602007 gene encoding auxin-responsive protein IAA31-like → MDLQLALSLSSSSSSSSSCFTKFDLNKNNHDDNNNNNNNVHENKLFEYIKMQDYLNKRKLCVEGDHQEEEDGMHRLETLPLLFSNKSNNHEKEEEEEEDVNNEVQSTFIFINHKSTGEEENSVVGWPPVKSSRKKFCHQKNVIGDDGHHRCVKAMYVKVQMEGDGIARKIDLNLHHSYQTLVHTLAQMFGKCNEDVKLTYQDKEGDWLLAGDIPWGSFIESVQRLKLLKIH, encoded by the exons atggatctCCAACTAGCATTATCTCtctcttcatcatcttcttcttcttcttcatgtttTACAAAGTTTGATCTTAACAAAAACAAccatgatgataataataataataacaataatgtaCATGAAAACAAATTGTTTGAGTACATCAAAATGCAAGATTATTTGAACAAGAGGAAGCTTTGTGTTGAAGGTGAtcatcaagaagaagaagatggcaTGCATAGACTTGAAACACTTCCTCTATTGTTTAGCAACAAAAGTAACAATcatgaaaaagaagaagaagaagaagaagatgtgaATAATGAAGTTCAATCTACTTTTATCTTCATAAATCACAA AAGTACCGGTGAAGAAGAGAACAGCGTGGTCGGATGGCCACCAGTGAAATCTAGTCGAAAGAAGTTTTGCCACCAGAAGAACGTCATCGGTGACGATGGTCATCATAGATGTGTTAAGGCAATGTATGTTAAGGTGCAAATGGAAGGAGATGGAATTGCAAGAAAGATTGACCTTAATTTACACCATTCTTATCAAACGCTTGTCCACACCTTAGCCCAAATGTTTGGCAAGT GTAATGAAGATGTGAAACTAACATATCAAGACAAAGAAGGGGATTGGTTGCTTGCTGGAGACATACCTTGGGG ATCATTTATTGAGAGCGTTCAACGTCTAAAACTACTGAAAATTCactag
- the LOC122599679 gene encoding TBC1 domain family member 15, which produces MHETDIHDLSDDADYAAASKQGSSSMTRSDSSKRSSSSDAEDAEIVYLKDNVTIHPTQYATERISGRLKLIKQGSSLSMTWIPYKGQSSNARLSERDKNLYTIRAVPFSDIQSIRRHTPTIGWQYIIVVLSSGLAYPPLYFYSGGVREFLATIKQHVLIVRSSEDANVFLVNNFQDPLQRTLSSLELPRSLANGTRSSSYAGSPSAGHSEGLDKDTIEEDRSSSIQQNNRQRQKSHDPARDISIQVLEKFSLVTRFARETTSQLFRESLVDGHGPGPTEKRRTNWASKDHHPLEMASIDEEIVKKVPVPSDPLEFDKLSLVWGQPRQHPLGLQEWSTFLDSEGRVVDPSALKKRIFYGGLEHNLRKEVWAFLLGYYSYDSTYAERQYTVSVKKSEYETIKNQWQSISPEQAKRFTKFRERKGLIEKDVVRTDRSMSFYEGDDNPNVRLMHDILLSYSFYNFDLGYCQGMSDLLSPILFIMKDESEAFWCFVNLLERLGPNFNRDQNGMHAQLFALSKLVELLDSPLHSYFKQNDCLNYFFCFRWILIQFKREFEYEQTLRLWEVLWTHYLSEHLHLYVCIAILKRHRAKIMGEQMDFDTLLKFINELSGQIDLDPILRDAEALCVCAGENGAASIPPGTPPSLPIQDASIYQQQDDEVL; this is translated from the exons ATGCACGAAACTGATATTCACGATTTGTCTGATGACGCCGATTACGCCGCCGCCTCTAAACAA GGCTCGTCAAGCATGACCCGTAGTGACAGTAGCAAGCGAAGCTCTTCTAGTGATGCAGAAGATGCAGAAATAGTATATCTGAAGGACAATGTGACGATTCATCCAACTCAATATGCTACAGAGAGGATCAGTGGTCGTTTGAAGTTGATTAAGCAAGGCTCTTCACTATCAATG ACGTGGATACCTTACAAAGGCCAAAGCTCAAATGCGAGACTGTCTGAGAGAG ACAAAAATTTGTACACCATAAGAGCAGTACCGTTTTCTGATATACAGTCTATTCGTCGGCATACACCAACAATTGGGTGGCAGTACATTATTGTTGTTCTATCATCTG GTCTAGCATACCCTCCGCTTTACTTCTATAGTGGAGGAGTACGAGAGTTTCTTGCTACAATTAAACAACATGTCCTTATTGTCAG GTCTTCAGAAGATGCAAACGTGTTTCTTGTAAATAACTTTCAAGATCCTCTTCAG AGAACTTTGTCTTCATTGGAGCTTCCAAGATCTCTTGCGAACGGGACACGCTCATCTTCATATGCAGGATCACCCTCTGCCGGTCATTCCGAGGGACTTGATAAGGATACAATAGAAGAAGATCGTTCAAGTAGTATACAACAAAACAACAGGCAGAGGCAAAAAAGTCATGATCCTGCTCGAGATATTTCAATTCAAGTTTTAGAGAAATTCTCGCTTGTGACGAGATTTGCTCGAGAGACAACTTCCCAGCTCTTTCGTGAGAGCCTTGTTGATGGTCATGGCCCTGGCCCTACTGAGAAGAGGAGGACTAACTGGGCTTCCAAAGATCACCATCCGCTAGAAATGGCCTCTATTGATGAGGAGATTGTGAAGAAAGTGCCTGTACCCTCTGACCCGCTGGAG TTTGATAAGCTATCACTCGTATGGGGACAACCACGACAGCATCCTTTAGGGCTTCAAGAG TGGTCAACATTTTTGGATTCCGAAGGCCGAGTTGTGGATCCAAGTGCTTTGAAGAAGAGAATATTCTATGGGGGATTGGAGCACAACTTGCGGAAAGAG GTTTGGGCATTTTTATTGGGATATTATTCATATGATTCTACATATGCAGAGAGGCAGTATACCGTGTCAGTGAAGAAGTCAGAGTATGAGACCATCAAAAACCAATGGCAG AGCATTTCTCCAGAACAGGCAAAAAGGTTTACGAAGTTCAGAGAAAGGAAGGGCCTCATTGAGAAAGATGTG GTAAGGACTGACAGATCTATGTCATTCTATGAGGGTGATGACAATCCAAATGTACGCCTTATGCATGACATATTGTTGAGTTACTCGTTCTACAACTTTGATCTTGGTTACTGTCAG GGCATGAGTGATCTCCTCTCCCCAATATTGTTCATCATGAAAGACGAATCAGAAGCATTTTGGTGTTTTGTTAATCTGTTGGAACGTTTGGGGCCAAATTTCAACCGTGATCAGAATGGCATGCACGCCCAACTTTTTGCTTTGTCGAAG TTGGTGGAATTGCTGGACAGTCCATTGCACAGTTACTTCAAGCAGAATGATTGCCTGAACTATTTTTTCTGTTTCCGCTGGATTCTTATTCAATTTAAAAG GGAGTTCGAATATGAGCAAACATTGAGGTTATGGGAGGTTCTATGGACTCACTATCTCAGTGAGCATCTCCATCTTTACGTATGCATCGCCATCCTCAAAAGACATCGGGCCAAAATTATGGGGGAGCAGATGGACTTTGACACCCTCCTGAAATTCATCAACGAGTTAAGTGGTCAAATCGACCTTGATCCCATTCTTCGTGATGCAGAGGCTTTGTGTGTTTGTGCAGGTGAGAATGGGGCTGCCTCAATTCCCCCAGGAACCCCACCTTCATTACCTATCCAAGATGCCTCCATCTATCAGCAGCAAGATGATGAGGTGCTGTAA